GGGCGGGAAGTCGTCGGTCCGGTGGAGCGGACTCCGCTCGTGGGCGGGGGGCCGCCCCGCACCCCGACAGGACGGAGCCGGACCATGAAGATCAGCCGCATCGAGACGTTCCTGGCGCCACCGCGCTGGCTGTTCGTCCGGGTGGAGACCGATGAGGGCGTCGTCGGCTGGGGTGAGCCGGTGGTCGAAGGGCGGGCCGAGCCGGTACGGGCGGCGGTGGAGGTGCTGTCCGAGTACCTTCTGGGCCAGGATCCGGCGCGCATCGAGGACCACTGGCAGGTCATGACCAAAGGCGGCTTCTACCGCGGCGGGCCCGTCCTGTCGTCCGCCGTCGCCGGCCTGGACCAGGCGTTGTGGGACATCAAGGGGAAGCGGCACGGTGTCCCCGTCCACCAGCTGCTGGGCGGGCCGGTCCGCGAGAAGATCCGCGCCTACGCCTGGGTGAGCGGCGACGAGCCGCACGCCGTCCGCGACGCGGTCACCGCCCAGATCGAGGCGGGCTTCACCGCCGTCAAGATGAACGGCTGCGGCCGGATGACGCCGGTGGCCACCCGCGCCGAGGTACGGGCATGCCTGCTGCGCGCCGAGACCGCCCGCGAAGTCCTCGGCGACGCACGGGACTTCGGCCTCGACTTCCACGGCCGGGTCTCGCCCGCCAACGCCCGCAGGCTCCTCCCCCTGCTGGCCGACTACGCGCCGATGTTCGTCGAGGAGCCCGTCCTCTCCGACTACCCGCAAGTCCTCCCTGACCTCGTCAACGCCTCCAACATCCCCCTCGCACTCGGTGAACGTCTCTTCACCCGGCGAGAGTTCCTGGCTCCCCTCCAAGCCGGCATCGCGATCCTCCAGCCCGATATCTCGCATGCGGGCGGCATCTCCGAGCTGCGCCGGATCGCCGCGCTCGCGGAGGTGTACGGGGCGCAGCTCGCCCCGCACTGCCCGCTCGGTCCGGTCGCGCTCGCCGCCAGCCTCCAAGTCGCCTTCACCACCCCGAACTTCCTCATCCAGGAGCAGTCCCTCGGGATCCACTACCACCGGGGCGCCGAGCTGCTGGACTACGTGGCGGATCCGGAGCCGTTCCGCTTCCACGGGGGGTCACTGCTGCGGACCGAGCGTCCCGGGCTCGGTGTGGAGGTGGACGAGGCCGCGGTGCGGGCGGCGGATGAGCGGGGTCACGCCTGGCGGAACCCCGTGTGGCGCCAGGACGACGGGTCGTTCGCCGAATGGTGAGGGGAGGTCCCCCCGGCAGCCCCGGCGCATCCGGCACGCACGGCAGCCACGGACGGCACGGCAGGCACCGCACATCCGCCACCCGGTACATCCGGCACGCCCGATACACCTGTCGGCGCGGCCCGGAATAATCGAGGGTGTCACTCGCGCGCCCGAACGACCCAGCAGCGCAGTCATCCACGCGGCGGGGTGCAGGAGAAAGCAGGAAACGCCATGGACCTCAGCACAGCGCTCCGGACCGAGCGGCTGCTCGCCATCATCCGGGGCAGAGATGCGGAGGCGTCCTTCCGTACCGTCATGGCGCTTGTGGAGGCGGGTCTTCCGCTGATCGAGATCTCGCTGAGCGGGAAGGACGCCCTCACCGTGATCCGACGGGCACGCGCCGAGCTGGGCGACGCCGCCTGGCTCGGCGCCGGCACCGTCCTGACCGCACCGGACGCCCGCCGCGCCGCCGAGGCCGGGGCGAATCTCATCGTCACCCCCGGCCTCGGGGCCGGCCTGGAGGAGTCCGTACGCCAGGGGCTGCCGACGCTCGCCGGGGTGATGACGCCGTCCGAGGTGATCGCGGCGGACGCGCTGGGCGTCTCGGCCCTGAAGCTGTTCCCGGCGTCGGCCGGCGGACCGGCGTATCTGCAGGCGCTGCGTGCGCCCTTCCCCGAGTTGCCGTTCGTGCCGGTCGGAGGCGTGGACGCGGCCACCGCGCAGGAGTACTTCGCCGCCGGGGCGGTGGCGGTGGGTGTCGGCTCGCCGCTGGTCGGGGACGCGGCGGACGGCGGTGACCTGGACGGGCTGCGCAAGCGCGCGGCGGAGTTCAGGGCGGTGTGCGCACGATGACGGGGCAGTCGGCCGCCGGGGGCGGCGAAACTCAGCGGGACGGGGACGATCACGGGGACGGGCAGGAGGGCGGGGACGGGGACCCGCAGCGCTGCGGCGGCGCCGATGCCCGCCCCGGGACCACGGCCCCGGGCCGTCCACGGGCTCCCCGGCAACCGGGCCGTCCGGACGTCTTCACCTTCGGCGAGACCATGGTCGCGCTGCGCGGCAGCGGCCCGCTGAAGCTCGGCGGCACGATGCAGGTCTCCATCGCCGGAGCGGAGAGCAATGTCGCGATCGGGCTGGCCCGGCTCGGGCACGAGGTCCACTGGGCGGGTGCGGTCGGTGAGGACGAGGCCGGGGAGCTGGTGCTGCGTACGCTGCGCGCCGAGGGCGTCGAGGTGTCCGGTGCCTCGGCCGACCCGGGTGCCCCGACCGGGCTGCTCCTCTTCGAGCCGCGGCTGCCCGACGTCACCCGGGTGCACTACTACCGTGCGGGATCGGCCGGCTCGCGGCTCACGGCAGACGGGATCGAGCGCGCCTTCCGCGCCGCCCCGCCCCGCATCCTGCACCTGACGGGCATCACCCCGGCCCTGAGCTCCACGGCTCGCTCGGCAGCTCTGCACTCCCTCCGACTGGCCCGCGAGTACGGCTCTTCGGTCTGCCTCGACGTCAACTTCCGCGCCCGGCTGTGGACGGCCGAGGAGGCCGCCGCGGTCCTGGGTGAGTGGCTCCCCTCCGTGGATCTCCTCATCGCCTCCGATGACGAGCTTTTGCTGTGCCTGCCGCCCCGGGACGCGGGCGGTGGCTCCGCCGCCGGCATCGCCTCGCAGGCCGGGCGGCTGCGGGAGCTGGGCGTCGGCGAGATCGTGGTCACACTCGGCGCGGAGGGGGCAATGGCCTTCACCCACGACGGCTCCCTGCACCGGTCCGCCAAGGCCGTACGGGCCGTCGATTCCGTGGGGGCCGGCGACGCCTTCGTGGCGGGCTACCTGTCGGCGCTGCTGGACGGTGACGGGCCGGCCGCTTGCCTGGAGCGGGCCGTCACCACGGGAGCGTTCGCGGTCGCGTCCCCGGGCGACTGGGAGGGCGCGCCGACCCGTGCGGAGCTGGGCATGCTGGGCGCGCCGCCCGGCACCGTCGTCCGCTGAGCGGCGGCGCGGCTAACCTGTGCCCATGCCTCGTTACGAATACCGGTGCCGCCCCTGCGGCTCCACCTTCGAGCTGAACCGGCCGATGGCCGAGTCCTCCGCCCCGGCCGTGTGTCCCGAGGGCCACGCGGACACCGTGAAGCTCCTCTCCACGGTCGCCGTCGGCGGCTCCGCGACCGCTGCCGCCCCGCGAGGCGGGGGCGGCGGCTGCTGCGGGGGCGGCTGCTGCGGCGGCTCATACTGACGGCAACTGCGGGGGGGCGGGGCCCCGGCGGCTACCTCTTGCGTGCCAGGGTCACGCCGTCCGCCACCGTGAGGATGACCGCCTCCATACGGGAGTCCTCCACGACGTGGTCGTTGAAGGCCCTGATCGCCAGGGCCGACCCGGTCGCCGCCGGGTCGGCGACCTCCCCGTGGTACAGGACGTTGTCCGCCACGATCAGGCCGCCCGGCCGCAGCCGGGGCACCAGCTCCTCCCAGTACGCGATGTAGCCGCCCTTGTCCGCGTCGAGGTAGGCGAGGTCGATATGCGGTTCGGCCGGCATCGCCCGCAGCGTTTCCAGCGCGGGCGCGATCCGCAGCTCGACGCGGTCCCCGACACCGGCCTTCTCCCATGCCTCCCGGCCGTACGCCGTCCACTCCTCGGAGACGTCGCAGGCGATCAGCGTGCCGTCCGCGGGCAGCGCCTGGGCCATGGACAGCGCCGAAAACCCGGTGAACGTGCCCACCTCGACGACATGCCGAGCCCCGGTCAGCCGCACCAGGAACGCCAGCAGGGGCCCCTGTTCCTCCGCTGACTGCATCCCCGCCGCCTCGGGGAACTGCTGCCGGGTGAGCTCCACGATGTCCCGCTGCGCGGCGTTCAACGGTGGGTTGTGGGCGAGGACGTAGTCATACATCTCCGCCGTGATCGGCGTGCTCTTGGACTCGGTCACTGGCTCTCCCCTGGGTCAAGGATCGCGGTCTCGGGCGATCACCGGACGATGCAGCCAACCGCCTCGGCGAGACTAACCGAGCCGCCCCCTTCACCGTCCGCTTTCCGGTCGCTCCCTCCTCTCGTGCCTCCTCTTCTCCCCGGCCTCACCCGCGAAGGAAGGCCCGCACGATTTCCTCGCCCGCGGCGACGCCTCGTTCGTCGAGCGCGGTGACATGAGGGGCGTGCCAGCCGGAGTCCGCCAGTTCGCCGTGTCCGGGCCGCCATGCGCGGTCCGCGGCCAGCAGCAGGTCGGCGTCGAGGAGGGAGTCGCCGGCCGCGAGGATCTGGGACGCCCCGGTGCGGCGGGCCACTTCCGCCACGGCTGCGCTCTTGGTCAGCGGCCGCGGCACGGCGTAGATCTTGCGGCCCTGCAGGGACACGGTCCAGCCGCGTTCGTCCGCCCAGCCGGTCAGGTCCTTCACCCAGGTGTCGGGCAGCAGCCGCCGCTCCACGACGAGATAGGCGAAAAGGTCCTCGGCAACGCGTTCCTTGAGCAGCCAGGCCGGGTCG
This portion of the Streptomyces sp. 2114.4 genome encodes:
- a CDS encoding O-methyltransferase → MYDYVLAHNPPLNAAQRDIVELTRQQFPEAAGMQSAEEQGPLLAFLVRLTGARHVVEVGTFTGFSALSMAQALPADGTLIACDVSEEWTAYGREAWEKAGVGDRVELRIAPALETLRAMPAEPHIDLAYLDADKGGYIAYWEELVPRLRPGGLIVADNVLYHGEVADPAATGSALAIRAFNDHVVEDSRMEAVILTVADGVTLARKR
- a CDS encoding zinc ribbon domain-containing protein, with product MPRYEYRCRPCGSTFELNRPMAESSAPAVCPEGHADTVKLLSTVAVGGSATAAAPRGGGGGCCGGGCCGGSY
- a CDS encoding bifunctional 4-hydroxy-2-oxoglutarate aldolase/2-dehydro-3-deoxy-phosphogluconate aldolase: MDLSTALRTERLLAIIRGRDAEASFRTVMALVEAGLPLIEISLSGKDALTVIRRARAELGDAAWLGAGTVLTAPDARRAAEAGANLIVTPGLGAGLEESVRQGLPTLAGVMTPSEVIAADALGVSALKLFPASAGGPAYLQALRAPFPELPFVPVGGVDAATAQEYFAAGAVAVGVGSPLVGDAADGGDLDGLRKRAAEFRAVCAR
- a CDS encoding sugar kinase encodes the protein MTGQSAAGGGETQRDGDDHGDGQEGGDGDPQRCGGADARPGTTAPGRPRAPRQPGRPDVFTFGETMVALRGSGPLKLGGTMQVSIAGAESNVAIGLARLGHEVHWAGAVGEDEAGELVLRTLRAEGVEVSGASADPGAPTGLLLFEPRLPDVTRVHYYRAGSAGSRLTADGIERAFRAAPPRILHLTGITPALSSTARSAALHSLRLAREYGSSVCLDVNFRARLWTAEEAAAVLGEWLPSVDLLIASDDELLLCLPPRDAGGGSAAGIASQAGRLRELGVGEIVVTLGAEGAMAFTHDGSLHRSAKAVRAVDSVGAGDAFVAGYLSALLDGDGPAACLERAVTTGAFAVASPGDWEGAPTRAELGMLGAPPGTVVR
- the dgoD gene encoding galactonate dehydratase, with product MKISRIETFLAPPRWLFVRVETDEGVVGWGEPVVEGRAEPVRAAVEVLSEYLLGQDPARIEDHWQVMTKGGFYRGGPVLSSAVAGLDQALWDIKGKRHGVPVHQLLGGPVREKIRAYAWVSGDEPHAVRDAVTAQIEAGFTAVKMNGCGRMTPVATRAEVRACLLRAETAREVLGDARDFGLDFHGRVSPANARRLLPLLADYAPMFVEEPVLSDYPQVLPDLVNASNIPLALGERLFTRREFLAPLQAGIAILQPDISHAGGISELRRIAALAEVYGAQLAPHCPLGPVALAASLQVAFTTPNFLIQEQSLGIHYHRGAELLDYVADPEPFRFHGGSLLRTERPGLGVEVDEAAVRAADERGHAWRNPVWRQDDGSFAEW